In the Planktothrix serta PCC 8927 genome, one interval contains:
- a CDS encoding YidH family protein, with product MTQEQKIDRQREHQANERTFLAWLRTSISLIALGFAIARFSLFLRQLQTSFTQKITPSHPIFNSDNIGIILVITGMIITIIAAWNYNQVFWQIEQANYKPNRLLIWMMTVIVIILGLMSLPLFFRRDLPLKTVPNSLNLQSQKTLPFITQVLINLRY from the coding sequence ATGACTCAAGAACAAAAAATTGATCGTCAGCGAGAACATCAAGCCAATGAACGGACATTTTTAGCTTGGTTAAGAACGTCTATTTCATTAATTGCTTTGGGTTTTGCGATCGCTCGATTTAGTTTATTTTTACGTCAATTACAAACCTCATTCACCCAAAAAATTACCCCTAGTCATCCGATTTTCAACTCTGATAATATTGGAATTATTTTAGTAATTACGGGAATGATTATTACTATAATTGCAGCTTGGAATTATAATCAAGTTTTTTGGCAAATTGAACAAGCAAATTATAAACCCAACCGTTTATTAATTTGGATGATGACCGTGATTGTGATTATTCTAGGATTAATGAGTTTACCATTATTTTTCCGTCGAGATTTACCTCTAAAAACTGTTCCTAACTCTTTAAATCTGCAAAGCCAAAAGACTTTACCCTTTATTACTCAAGTTCTCATCAATCTTCGCTATTAG
- a CDS encoding TM0106 family RecB-like putative nuclease encodes MLITDKQLLLYQRCQRRAFLERYGDSSQQDPPSDFLLKLMQDSSAYQKSILSHYPYFKLNSFFGNWELGAKQTLELMQQGVDRIYQGVLLKSEVINHSEMIGNGSSIELDLMIPVTLVSSPELLVKQPGFSKFGDWVYVSQDIKLGKRPKLDYQIISAFHAYLLEDIQGIQPETGWLILRDKAPYAVNLEQRLPQMHEVLKNYLNMILDRKEPEVFIARQKCNLCQWYSYCLDGARSQNHLSLIPGVTPTRYLRLQELNLTTVETLAKATPEQLEVYPEFVEGVALQIIKQAESNLESKAIKRQEEFISFEENFNSSQWIDIFQDNYQTKLKQFPVEIYFDIEAQPELNFDYLHGMLVVDRRSNQQKFYPLLAENKAQEELIWKQFLGLVWMYPIAPIFHFCDYEPKTIKRLATVYNTPDYWWKPVLKRFIDLHAKMTETVTLPVESYALKPVAKWLGFEWRDPKANGAQSVCWYEQWLKTGDRSLLDAIVQYNEDDCLATFHIKEWLTDFLND; translated from the coding sequence ATGTTAATCACCGATAAACAACTTTTGCTTTATCAACGCTGTCAGAGACGTGCATTTTTAGAGCGTTATGGAGATAGTTCTCAACAAGATCCTCCCAGTGATTTTTTACTAAAACTGATGCAGGATAGTTCGGCTTATCAAAAAAGTATTTTATCACATTATCCTTATTTTAAACTCAACTCTTTTTTTGGAAATTGGGAGTTAGGTGCAAAACAAACCCTAGAGTTAATGCAGCAAGGAGTTGATCGAATTTATCAAGGGGTTTTGCTAAAATCAGAGGTGATTAATCACTCTGAAATGATCGGGAATGGATCGTCTATAGAACTTGATTTGATGATTCCGGTTACCTTAGTAAGTTCTCCTGAATTATTAGTCAAACAGCCCGGATTTTCTAAGTTTGGAGATTGGGTTTATGTTTCTCAGGATATTAAATTAGGGAAACGTCCTAAACTCGATTATCAAATTATTTCTGCTTTTCATGCCTATTTATTAGAAGATATCCAAGGAATACAGCCGGAAACAGGGTGGTTAATTTTACGAGATAAAGCCCCTTATGCGGTGAATTTAGAACAGCGTCTTCCCCAAATGCACGAGGTTTTAAAGAATTATTTAAACATGATTTTAGACCGGAAAGAACCGGAAGTTTTTATTGCTAGACAAAAATGCAATTTATGTCAATGGTATAGTTATTGTTTGGATGGGGCGCGATCGCAAAATCATCTTTCTTTAATTCCGGGTGTAACTCCGACTCGTTATTTACGGTTACAGGAACTTAATTTAACTACCGTTGAAACCTTAGCCAAGGCTACCCCTGAGCAATTGGAAGTATATCCCGAATTTGTGGAAGGAGTTGCTTTACAAATTATTAAACAAGCTGAATCCAATTTAGAGAGTAAAGCAATTAAACGTCAAGAGGAGTTTATTAGTTTTGAGGAAAACTTTAATTCTAGCCAATGGATTGATATTTTTCAGGATAATTATCAAACGAAGTTAAAACAATTTCCCGTTGAGATTTATTTTGATATTGAAGCACAACCCGAATTAAATTTTGATTATTTACATGGAATGTTAGTCGTAGATCGGCGTTCAAATCAACAAAAATTTTATCCGCTTTTAGCAGAAAATAAAGCTCAAGAGGAATTAATTTGGAAACAGTTTTTAGGGTTAGTTTGGATGTATCCGATCGCCCCTATTTTCCATTTTTGTGATTATGAACCTAAAACAATTAAACGATTAGCGACGGTTTATAATACCCCGGATTATTGGTGGAAACCCGTGTTAAAACGATTTATTGATCTTCATGCAAAAATGACAGAAACGGTGACACTTCCTGTTGAAAGTTACGCGCTGAAACCTGTGGCGAAATGGTTAGGGTTTGAATGGCGAGATCCCAAAGCAAATGGTGCTCAATCTGTTTGTTGGTATGAACAATGGTTAAAAACAGGCGATCGCTCTTTATTAGATGCTATTGTGCAGTATAATGAAGATGACTGTCTCGCTACATTTCATATTAAAGAATGGTTAACAGACTTTCTCAATGATTAA
- a CDS encoding aminotransferase class V-fold PLP-dependent enzyme has protein sequence MTTLSLETHRQHFPALANKAYFNYGGQGPLPQVSMDAIVQGYNYVQCHGPFSGKIGHWQQQEISLTRHLVATELGIPPETLTFTENVTVGCNIALWGIDWRSGDHLLISDCEHPGIIATVQELQRRFNLEVSFFPLRETLNQGDPVVMISEYLKPHTRLLVISHILWNTGQLLPLSEIVNLCHQNYNTKVLVDAAQSVGVLPLQLTETGVDFYAFTGHKWLCGPDGLGGLYVSAESLSELSPTFIGWRSIISDELGKPIAWTPDGRRYEVATSASPLYAALRDAIALHHQWGTATERYQQICQNSQYLWQKLSKIPQIQCLRTSPPEAGLVSFQLSDGKSHKSLVNALENRGIFLRTLLDPNCVRACVHYFTRPSEIDQLIETLNEFLYSREQGGKEFS, from the coding sequence ATGACAACTCTTTCCCTAGAAACCCATCGCCAACATTTTCCTGCCTTAGCGAATAAAGCCTATTTTAATTATGGCGGACAAGGGCCATTACCCCAGGTGTCGATGGATGCGATTGTTCAAGGGTATAATTATGTGCAGTGTCATGGCCCCTTTTCAGGGAAAATAGGTCACTGGCAACAGCAAGAAATCAGCTTAACTCGCCATCTGGTCGCTACTGAGTTAGGAATTCCTCCTGAAACCCTCACGTTCACCGAAAATGTTACCGTTGGTTGTAATATTGCTCTGTGGGGAATTGATTGGCGATCGGGAGATCATCTGTTAATTTCTGATTGTGAACATCCAGGGATTATAGCAACTGTTCAAGAACTTCAACGCCGTTTTAATCTGGAAGTTTCGTTTTTTCCCCTCAGAGAAACCTTAAACCAAGGTGATCCTGTAGTCATGATTTCTGAGTATTTAAAACCCCATACTCGCCTATTAGTTATCAGTCATATTTTATGGAATACAGGTCAATTATTACCCCTAAGCGAAATTGTTAACCTCTGTCATCAGAATTATAACACAAAAGTATTAGTAGATGCGGCTCAATCCGTTGGAGTTTTACCCCTTCAATTAACAGAAACTGGGGTTGATTTTTATGCCTTTACAGGTCATAAATGGTTATGTGGGCCAGATGGATTAGGAGGGTTATATGTTAGCGCTGAATCCTTATCAGAATTATCCCCAACCTTTATCGGATGGCGAAGTATTATTAGCGATGAATTGGGAAAACCGATCGCTTGGACACCCGACGGTAGACGTTATGAAGTCGCCACTTCTGCCTCTCCCTTATATGCGGCTTTACGCGATGCGATCGCCCTTCACCATCAATGGGGAACTGCTACAGAACGTTATCAACAAATTTGTCAAAATAGTCAATATCTCTGGCAAAAACTCTCTAAAATTCCGCAAATTCAATGTTTAAGAACTTCTCCTCCCGAAGCAGGTTTAGTTTCGTTTCAACTTAGCGATGGAAAATCCCATAAATCCTTAGTCAATGCTTTAGAAAACCGGGGTATTTTCCTCAGAACTCTCCTCGATCCCAATTGCGTTAGAGCCTGCGTTCATTACTTTACCCGGCCCTCAGAAATTGATCAACTTATAGAAACTCTAAATGAGTTTTTATATAGCAGGGAACAGGGAGGAAAAGAGTTCTCTTAA
- the lptC gene encoding LPS export ABC transporter periplasmic protein LptC, whose amino-acid sequence MRLLLLWVVILVGISACTPKNIQQTSTDSKSKTSEEIDRTLTLDDVILEQADEQGKLLWKIKAKQVSYSKDQKMATVKDPVGELYDQGKLLYKIKADQGEFEQKSKRIFLRNNIVATDPKTGLVLKGKELEWIVQQNIIAVRNGVTGDHVQLQAVAKEVQVFYRQKRVEFWDKATVSSKNPVIKIQSDHIVWLWEQQLLSSNLKTQIERYQNQTITDRGIAETGELNLKTQTATLRKNAQIALSEPPLQISSHELQWNYEKRTISSPQFITIIEREQQITLTANQGWGDLKDNIFYLTGNVVGIGAKRQAQLNANLVSWFVPQQSFSAEGNVVYRQIDPPFNLRGEKAVGKFENDTIVVSGGNTGTPVVTEIIPE is encoded by the coding sequence ATGCGGTTGTTACTCCTTTGGGTAGTTATTCTCGTGGGAATTTCTGCCTGCACCCCAAAAAATATCCAACAGACCTCAACAGATTCTAAATCTAAGACTTCTGAAGAAATTGATCGGACATTAACCTTAGATGATGTCATCTTAGAACAAGCGGATGAACAGGGAAAATTATTATGGAAAATTAAAGCCAAACAAGTCAGTTATAGTAAAGATCAGAAAATGGCGACGGTTAAAGATCCCGTTGGGGAGTTATATGATCAGGGGAAACTCCTATATAAAATTAAAGCAGATCAAGGAGAATTTGAACAGAAAAGCAAACGCATTTTTTTACGCAATAATATTGTAGCAACTGATCCAAAAACAGGTTTAGTTTTGAAGGGAAAAGAATTAGAATGGATTGTTCAACAGAACATTATTGCGGTGCGAAATGGAGTGACCGGAGATCATGTTCAACTGCAAGCCGTTGCCAAAGAAGTTCAGGTTTTCTATCGTCAAAAACGAGTTGAATTTTGGGATAAAGCCACTGTGAGTTCAAAAAATCCCGTGATCAAGATCCAAAGTGATCATATTGTTTGGCTCTGGGAACAGCAACTTTTAAGCAGTAATTTAAAAACACAAATTGAACGGTATCAAAATCAAACCATTACTGACCGAGGAATTGCAGAAACCGGCGAACTCAATTTAAAAACCCAAACCGCTACTCTGAGAAAAAATGCCCAAATCGCATTATCTGAACCGCCATTGCAAATTTCTAGTCATGAACTCCAATGGAATTATGAAAAACGCACAATTAGTTCTCCGCAATTTATTACAATTATTGAACGGGAACAACAAATTACCCTAACTGCGAATCAAGGTTGGGGAGATTTAAAAGATAATATCTTTTATTTGACGGGAAATGTTGTTGGCATTGGCGCTAAACGTCAAGCACAACTTAACGCCAATTTAGTGAGTTGGTTCGTTCCTCAACAGTCTTTTTCCGCAGAAGGAAACGTGGTCTATCGTCAAATCGATCCCCCATTTAATTTAAGGGGAGAAAAAGCCGTTGGCAAGTTTGAAAATGACACCATTGTTGTTAGTGGAGGAAATACAGGAACTCCTGTGGTGACGGAAATTATTCCCGAATAA
- a CDS encoding LabA-like NYN domain-containing protein, translating into MLNNINPGELFTPEQVLENRGRVAIFIDGSNLFYAALQLGIEIDYTKLLCRLTAGSRLLRSFFYTGVDRTNEKQQGFLLWMRRNGYRVIAKDLVQLPDGSKKANLDVEIAVDMMALVGSYDTAVLVSGDGDLAYAVDSVSYRGVRVEVVSLRSMTSDSLINVADRYIDLEMIKEDIQKTPRSPSYTYRPLSGISLIDGQIIEDS; encoded by the coding sequence ATGTTGAATAATATCAACCCTGGAGAACTGTTTACTCCTGAGCAAGTTCTGGAAAATAGAGGACGAGTTGCCATTTTTATCGATGGTTCTAATCTATTTTATGCAGCTTTACAACTCGGAATCGAAATCGATTACACTAAATTATTGTGTCGTTTAACGGCCGGATCTCGGTTGTTACGATCCTTTTTCTATACCGGAGTTGATCGCACCAACGAGAAGCAACAGGGCTTTTTATTGTGGATGCGACGCAATGGCTACCGCGTGATTGCTAAAGACTTAGTACAACTTCCCGATGGTTCCAAAAAAGCTAATTTAGATGTTGAAATCGCCGTTGATATGATGGCTTTAGTGGGCTCTTATGACACAGCAGTTTTAGTTAGTGGTGATGGGGATTTAGCCTATGCGGTGGACTCCGTAAGTTACCGAGGCGTGCGGGTGGAAGTCGTGAGTTTGCGATCAATGACCAGTGATAGTTTAATTAATGTCGCGGATCGCTATATTGATTTAGAAATGATCAAAGAAGACATCCAAAAAACTCCCCGGAGTCCCAGTTATACCTATCGTCCCTTATCAGGAATAAGTTTAATTGATGGGCAAATCATAGAAGATTCATAG
- the metG gene encoding methionine--tRNA ligase — protein MKLTQTHFNTFALTTPLYYVNDVPHIGSAYTTMAADVIARFQRLQGKSVLLITGTDEHGQKIQRTAEELGRSPQIHCDQIAASFASLWQHLNIQYDRFSRTSAPRHEAIVKEFFQKVWNQGDIYLSQQQGWYCVACEEYKEERELEAGKYCPIHVNKAVEWRDEQNYFFRLSKYQNQLETLYQERPDFIQPESRRNEVINFVKQGLQDFSISRVNIDWGFPVPSDPSHTIYVWFDALLGYVTALLDPEDEPTLDNALSKWWPINLHLIGKDILRFHAIYWPAMLMSAEVSLPGRIFGHGFLTKDGKKMGKSLGNTLDPIALVNQYGADAIRFYFLKEIEFGQDGDYNQTRFIHTVNAHLANDLGNLLNRTLKMAYKYFNGCVPNVKSEEIPKDDSLKTLGLTLADTVTQGYESLAFSEVCTAIFTLVQAGNKYIDEKAPWSLYKQGKQEAVSQVLYSVLESVRLASYLLSPIIPNISTRIYQQLGYPIDFNDQTRLATALSFDTHAVWGALPANQSLEEAQPVFRRLENAEEA, from the coding sequence ATGAAATTGACACAGACCCATTTCAATACCTTTGCACTTACAACTCCTCTTTATTATGTCAATGATGTTCCTCATATAGGTAGTGCTTATACCACAATGGCGGCTGATGTTATCGCTCGGTTCCAACGACTTCAAGGAAAATCCGTCCTGTTGATTACAGGAACCGATGAACACGGTCAAAAAATTCAACGCACCGCCGAGGAATTAGGGCGTTCTCCCCAAATTCACTGCGATCAAATTGCTGCTAGTTTTGCCTCTCTTTGGCAACACTTGAATATTCAGTATGATCGCTTTAGTCGCACGAGCGCCCCTCGTCATGAAGCCATCGTCAAAGAGTTTTTTCAGAAGGTTTGGAATCAAGGAGATATCTATCTCAGCCAACAACAGGGTTGGTATTGTGTCGCCTGTGAAGAATACAAAGAAGAACGGGAATTAGAAGCGGGAAAATACTGCCCTATCCACGTCAATAAAGCCGTAGAATGGCGAGATGAGCAGAACTATTTTTTCCGACTCTCTAAATATCAAAACCAGCTAGAAACCTTATATCAAGAGCGTCCTGACTTTATTCAGCCCGAAAGTCGCCGTAACGAAGTCATCAATTTTGTTAAGCAAGGATTACAAGATTTTTCGATTTCTCGCGTTAATATTGACTGGGGATTTCCCGTTCCCTCTGATCCAAGTCATACGATTTATGTTTGGTTTGATGCCTTATTGGGCTATGTGACGGCTTTACTTGACCCAGAGGATGAACCAACCTTAGACAATGCTTTATCAAAATGGTGGCCGATTAATTTACACCTGATTGGTAAAGATATTTTACGATTTCACGCCATTTACTGGCCCGCCATGTTGATGTCCGCAGAGGTATCTCTTCCCGGTCGTATCTTTGGACACGGTTTTTTAACCAAAGATGGGAAGAAGATGGGCAAAAGCTTGGGAAATACCCTTGATCCCATCGCTTTAGTCAATCAATATGGTGCCGATGCTATTCGCTTTTATTTCTTGAAAGAGATAGAATTTGGACAGGATGGTGATTATAATCAAACTCGGTTTATTCACACCGTCAATGCCCACTTAGCCAATGACTTAGGAAACCTACTCAACCGCACGCTGAAAATGGCGTATAAATACTTTAACGGTTGTGTTCCTAATGTTAAAAGTGAAGAAATCCCCAAGGATGATTCCCTGAAAACCCTCGGCTTAACCCTGGCGGATACGGTCACTCAAGGTTACGAATCTCTTGCTTTTAGCGAAGTTTGTACTGCTATTTTCACCTTGGTTCAAGCTGGGAATAAATACATTGATGAAAAAGCTCCCTGGAGTCTTTATAAACAAGGAAAACAAGAAGCAGTTTCCCAAGTGCTGTACTCGGTTTTAGAGTCAGTTCGACTGGCTTCTTATCTGTTATCCCCGATTATTCCCAATATCAGCACCCGGATTTATCAACAATTGGGATATCCAATCGACTTCAATGATCAAACCCGACTAGCGACAGCACTGTCCTTTGACACCCATGCTGTTTGGGGTGCGTTACCTGCAAATCAATCCCTGGAGGAAGCGCAACCCGTCTTTAGACGTTTGGAAAATGCAGAGGAGGCATAA
- a CDS encoding lysophospholipid acyltransferase family protein — MFLDQTGLSCRWLLAVLGIQMFIDYEDRIPEGCPAIVVSNHRSVIDPIVLTAGVGRTLRFASHHYMGQVPLLREIVTQFGAFPFDEPQHRPQQFFKQATQLLKQRQMVGIFPEGATPMLQQTQPNVVGTFQRGFAHLALRSRVSDLAVLPVAIATLEEQTLPSAIPLRLLGIFDPSEPLFNQPGWHPVILYRRIQILIGRPYWITPRLQRQYQGKQARKVVEDLTHYCHREIANLLPQSYQ; from the coding sequence ATGTTCTTAGATCAAACGGGATTGAGTTGTCGGTGGCTATTGGCAGTATTGGGAATACAGATGTTCATAGACTATGAAGATCGAATTCCTGAAGGATGCCCTGCGATTGTGGTGAGTAACCATCGCAGCGTCATCGATCCGATTGTGTTAACCGCAGGTGTCGGTCGTACCCTTCGTTTTGCTTCCCATCATTATATGGGTCAAGTGCCACTTTTGCGCGAAATTGTTACCCAGTTCGGTGCTTTTCCTTTTGATGAACCTCAACATCGACCTCAACAATTTTTCAAACAAGCCACTCAACTTTTAAAACAACGACAAATGGTAGGGATTTTTCCCGAAGGCGCGACCCCAATGTTACAACAAACCCAACCTAATGTTGTGGGAACTTTTCAACGGGGATTTGCTCATTTAGCTTTACGTTCAAGGGTTTCAGATTTAGCAGTTTTACCCGTAGCGATCGCAACATTAGAAGAACAAACCCTCCCCTCGGCAATTCCTCTGCGTTTACTAGGTATATTCGATCCGAGCGAACCCCTATTTAATCAACCCGGTTGGCATCCGGTGATTCTGTATCGAAGAATCCAGATCTTAATCGGCCGTCCCTATTGGATTACCCCACGATTACAACGTCAATATCAAGGCAAACAAGCTCGAAAAGTAGTAGAGGATTTGACCCACTATTGTCACAGGGAAATAGCTAATTTATTACCTCAGTCCTATCAATAG
- a CDS encoding TldD/PmbA family protein yields MTYDQSAEQLLELAAASGAEAAEVFQSQSLSKPIFFEANRLKQLESSQSEGTTLRLWRDGRPGLAVAYGPVEPEKLVQRAIALSTLNQPETIELTESTAPSHYPDIGEAVPVEQLINWGKQAIELIRSPYPDVLCMAEWDCEVESIRLINSRGLECSHTDTTLSGYVETEWVRGDDFLAVSDGQTQRDFLDPILLAERILMRLNWAKDNVPFPGGRIPVLFTAKAADMLWGTLSAALNGKQVLEGASPWSDRLSTPVMSTVLTISQEPDIGPYSCPFDDEGIPTRPITFIQKGVLQLFYTDLTTGRTLGSGTTGNGFRTHLGSYPTPGLFNLLVQPGKSSLAQLIQGLDRALIVDQMLGGSAGISGDFSINVDLGYRIEKGEIVGRVKNTMVAGNVYTALKQVVELGGDAAWNGSCYTPSIIVEGLSVIGRG; encoded by the coding sequence ATGACCTACGACCAATCCGCCGAACAGCTATTAGAGTTAGCTGCCGCATCGGGCGCTGAGGCTGCGGAAGTATTTCAATCTCAATCCCTATCCAAGCCGATTTTTTTTGAAGCCAATCGACTCAAGCAACTCGAAAGTAGCCAATCGGAAGGGACAACCTTGCGACTTTGGCGAGATGGACGTCCGGGTTTAGCAGTTGCCTATGGGCCAGTGGAACCGGAAAAATTAGTCCAACGGGCGATCGCCTTGAGTACCCTGAATCAGCCAGAAACCATTGAACTGACCGAATCAACAGCCCCATCTCACTATCCCGATATTGGGGAAGCAGTACCCGTTGAACAATTGATTAATTGGGGAAAACAGGCGATTGAACTCATTCGCTCTCCCTATCCCGATGTCTTATGTATGGCGGAATGGGACTGTGAAGTCGAATCCATTCGCTTGATCAACTCACGGGGACTCGAATGTAGCCATACTGACACCACCCTCAGTGGTTATGTGGAAACGGAATGGGTTCGGGGGGATGATTTTTTAGCGGTTTCCGATGGCCAAACCCAACGGGATTTTCTTGATCCCATCCTTCTCGCCGAACGAATTTTAATGCGGTTAAATTGGGCCAAGGACAATGTGCCTTTTCCAGGCGGCAGAATTCCGGTCTTATTCACCGCTAAAGCCGCCGATATGCTCTGGGGAACCCTTTCCGCCGCTTTGAACGGCAAACAGGTCTTAGAAGGTGCTTCTCCTTGGAGCGATCGCTTAAGTACCCCCGTGATGTCAACCGTATTAACCATTTCTCAGGAACCTGATATCGGGCCATACAGTTGTCCCTTTGATGACGAAGGAATTCCCACCCGTCCGATTACTTTTATTCAAAAGGGCGTTTTACAACTGTTTTATACCGACTTAACCACAGGCCGAACTTTGGGCAGTGGTACAACCGGAAACGGATTTCGTACTCATTTAGGCAGTTATCCCACTCCGGGTTTATTTAATCTTTTAGTTCAACCCGGAAAAAGTTCCTTAGCTCAGTTAATCCAAGGTTTAGATCGGGCTTTAATCGTTGATCAAATGTTAGGAGGAAGTGCGGGAATTAGTGGGGATTTTTCGATTAATGTTGATTTAGGATATCGCATCGAAAAAGGTGAAATTGTAGGCCGGGTGAAAAATACAATGGTAGCCGGGAATGTTTACACTGCCCTTAAACAAGTTGTAGAATTAGGAGGTGATGCCGCTTGGAATGGTTCTTGTTATACTCCTTCAATTATTGTTGAAGGGTTATCAGTAATTGGTAGAGGTTAA
- a CDS encoding haloacid dehalogenase type II: protein MIQFNQFAALSFDCYGTLIDWESGITPVLQQLVKAHNIKMSNQELLELFAILEPEAQSGDYKTYRAILREVVQKFGERLGFSPTPPELESLGNSIQHWQPFPDTVEALKALKQKYKLVIISNIDDDLFAQTNQHLQIEFDQIITAQQAQSYKPSAHNFEFALEKTGFSTNQLLHVAQSIFHDIVTANSLGLTTVWVNRRQGQPGGGATKIAIAQPDLEVPDLKSLVDLIFEH, encoded by the coding sequence ATGATTCAATTTAATCAATTTGCAGCCCTGAGCTTTGACTGCTACGGCACTTTAATTGATTGGGAAAGCGGGATTACTCCCGTTTTACAACAATTAGTCAAGGCTCATAATATTAAAATGAGTAATCAAGAGTTACTTGAATTATTTGCTATCCTAGAACCGGAAGCCCAAAGCGGAGACTATAAAACCTATCGGGCAATTCTTCGAGAAGTGGTACAGAAGTTCGGAGAACGTTTGGGGTTTTCTCCGACTCCCCCGGAATTAGAGAGTTTAGGGAATTCGATACAACATTGGCAACCTTTTCCTGATACGGTAGAAGCTCTTAAAGCCTTAAAACAAAAATATAAATTAGTGATTATTTCTAATATTGATGATGATTTATTTGCCCAAACAAACCAACATCTACAAATAGAATTTGATCAGATTATTACCGCACAACAAGCTCAATCTTATAAACCGTCTGCCCATAATTTTGAATTTGCTTTAGAAAAAACCGGGTTTTCTACTAATCAACTCCTGCACGTTGCTCAAAGTATTTTTCATGATATTGTTACAGCCAATAGTTTAGGATTAACAACAGTTTGGGTGAATCGTCGTCAAGGACAACCCGGAGGAGGAGCAACAAAAATTGCGATCGCTCAACCGGATTTAGAAGTACCGGATTTAAAGAGTTTAGTTGACTTGATTTTTGAGCATTAG
- a CDS encoding type II toxin-antitoxin system Phd/YefM family antitoxin, which produces MINLKDIHSLTEFQRNAKQYVKQIKETQQPLVLTVNGKAEVVVQDAIAYQEILKRLEYVESVLAIRQGITEFESGEGKPARTALEELRKNYDISR; this is translated from the coding sequence ATGATTAACTTAAAAGATATTCATTCACTAACTGAGTTTCAGAGAAATGCAAAACAATACGTTAAACAAATCAAAGAAACTCAACAACCTTTAGTATTAACAGTTAATGGTAAAGCGGAAGTTGTTGTTCAGGATGCGATCGCTTATCAAGAGATTTTAAAACGTTTGGAATATGTAGAATCAGTCTTAGCAATTCGTCAGGGAATAACAGAATTTGAAAGCGGAGAAGGAAAACCAGCACGAACAGCTTTAGAGGAATTACGGAAAAATTATGACATTTCGCGTTGA
- a CDS encoding type II toxin-antitoxin system RelE/ParE family toxin → MTFRVEISPSALADVEDVFLWMQRESPSKADEWYNGLVEAILTLEQFPNRCPKAPESKDIGLEIRQLVYKKHRILFGVSNSDVQIFGIRHIAQNRLSSDNL, encoded by the coding sequence ATGACATTTCGCGTTGAAATTTCCCCATCTGCTTTAGCCGATGTAGAAGATGTTTTTTTGTGGATGCAAAGAGAATCTCCTTCAAAAGCAGATGAATGGTATAATGGCTTAGTAGAAGCAATTCTCACCTTAGAACAATTTCCTAATCGCTGTCCAAAAGCACCAGAAAGTAAAGATATCGGATTAGAAATTCGTCAGTTAGTTTATAAGAAACATCGAATTCTATTTGGTGTTAGTAATAGCGATGTACAAATTTTTGGGATTCGTCATATTGCCCAAAATAGACTTTCATCAGATAATTTGTAA